A region from the Citrobacter koseri ATCC BAA-895 genome encodes:
- a CDS encoding methyl-accepting chemotaxis protein — MFKRIKVITLLIIVLLALGAMQLISAGVFISALNNDKQNFTVSQRSSQNVAEFTDAWISLNQARVTLNRGMLRLQSSMANEINGGQLNELVKTANALLADAQRHYDKYYALPETPGLDEHLADRLEEQYGIYSATLAKMNTFLAAGQLEEMFKQNAEQKQTAMQDVYLEWRAAQAELTNAGIQQNEQDYQRILWILAAVMLAVVAVIVISWLAMQRVLLKPLHDVMEHIRHIAAGDLTRNIHTEGSNEMALLAHNVHEMQQALANTVSVVREGADTIYTGAGEIATGSSDLSSRTEQQAASLEETAASMEQLTATVRQNADNARQASSLAKNASETAQKGGNVVDGVVRTMDEIATSSSKIAQITSVIDGIAFQTNILALNAAVEAARAGEQGRGFAVVAGEVRTLAQRSAQAAKEIKTLIDDSGNRVSAGSALVHEAGETMAEIVSAVTRVTDIMGEIASASDEQSRGIDQVGLAVAEMDRVTQQNAALVEESATAAVALEEQAARLTQTVAVFKV; from the coding sequence ATGTTCAAACGAATCAAAGTTATAACCTTACTGATTATCGTATTACTCGCCCTCGGCGCGATGCAGCTTATTTCGGCGGGCGTTTTTATCAGCGCGCTCAATAACGATAAGCAAAATTTTACCGTATCGCAGCGTTCCAGCCAGAACGTCGCGGAGTTTACCGATGCCTGGATCAGCCTGAACCAGGCGCGCGTCACGCTTAACCGCGGCATGTTGCGCCTGCAAAGTAGCATGGCCAATGAGATCAACGGCGGTCAGCTAAATGAACTGGTGAAGACGGCGAATGCCCTGCTGGCTGATGCGCAGCGTCATTACGATAAATACTACGCGCTGCCAGAAACGCCGGGGCTGGATGAACACCTGGCCGACCGTCTGGAAGAGCAGTACGGCATCTACTCCGCGACGCTGGCGAAAATGAATACCTTCCTTGCCGCAGGACAACTGGAAGAGATGTTCAAACAGAATGCGGAACAAAAACAGACGGCGATGCAGGACGTGTACCTGGAATGGCGTGCCGCGCAGGCCGAACTGACGAACGCGGGCATTCAACAAAATGAACAGGACTACCAGCGCATTCTGTGGATTCTGGCGGCCGTTATGCTGGCGGTTGTCGCGGTGATCGTGATTAGCTGGCTGGCAATGCAGCGTGTCTTACTTAAACCGTTGCATGATGTTATGGAACATATCCGCCATATTGCGGCAGGCGACCTGACGCGCAATATCCATACCGAAGGCAGTAATGAAATGGCGCTGCTGGCGCATAACGTACATGAGATGCAGCAGGCGCTGGCGAACACGGTCAGCGTGGTACGTGAAGGCGCTGACACGATCTATACCGGTGCGGGTGAAATTGCGACAGGCAGTAGCGATCTCTCTTCACGTACTGAACAGCAGGCTGCATCGCTGGAAGAGACTGCCGCCAGTATGGAACAACTCACCGCAACCGTGAGACAGAACGCCGACAACGCGCGTCAGGCGTCCAGCCTGGCGAAAAATGCCTCTGAGACGGCGCAGAAGGGCGGCAACGTAGTGGACGGCGTTGTGCGCACGATGGATGAAATTGCCACCAGCTCCAGCAAAATCGCGCAGATCACCAGCGTTATCGACGGTATCGCATTCCAGACCAATATCCTGGCGCTGAACGCGGCGGTGGAAGCCGCTCGCGCGGGCGAACAGGGCCGTGGCTTTGCGGTGGTCGCTGGCGAGGTGCGCACGCTGGCGCAGCGTAGCGCGCAGGCGGCGAAAGAGATCAAAACGCTGATTGATGACTCCGGTAATCGGGTCAGCGCGGGTTCCGCGCTGGTGCATGAAGCGGGGGAAACGATGGCGGAAATTGTCAGTGCGGTAACGCGTGTGACCGACATCATGGGGGAGATTGCCTCTGCATCTGATGAACAAAGTCGCGGCATTGACCAGGTTGGCCTGGCGGTGGCGGAGATGGATCGCGTGACGCAGCAGAACGCCGCGCTGGTGGAAGAGTCGGCGACTGCCGCCGTAGCGCTTGAAGAGCAGGCGGCGCGTCTGACCCAGACGGTAGCGGTGTTTAAAGTTTAA
- the ytfE gene encoding iron-sulfur cluster repair protein YtfE, whose protein sequence is MSFRDQPLGELALSIPRASALFRKYDMDYCCGGKQTLARAAARKELDVEAIEAELAQLAEQPIEKDWRTAPLAEIIDHIIVRYHDRHREQLPELILQATKVERVHADKPSVPKGLAKYLTMLHQELSSHMMKEEQILFPMIKQGMGSQAMGPISVMESEHDDAGELLEVIKHTTNNVTPPPEACTTWKAMYNGINEMIDDLMEHISLENNVLFPRALAGE, encoded by the coding sequence ATGTCTTTTCGCGATCAACCTTTAGGTGAACTGGCGCTCTCTATTCCTCGCGCCTCGGCGCTGTTTCGTAAGTACGATATGGATTACTGCTGCGGTGGTAAGCAGACGCTCGCGCGCGCTGCTGCACGTAAAGAGCTGGATGTAGAAGCCATTGAAGCAGAACTGGCACAGTTGGCTGAACAACCGATTGAGAAGGACTGGCGTACCGCGCCGTTGGCCGAAATTATCGACCATATTATCGTGCGCTACCACGACAGACACCGCGAGCAGCTGCCGGAGCTGATCCTGCAAGCCACCAAAGTGGAACGCGTTCACGCAGACAAACCCAGCGTACCGAAAGGTCTGGCGAAATACCTGACTATGCTGCATCAGGAACTTTCCAGCCACATGATGAAAGAAGAGCAGATCCTGTTCCCGATGATCAAACAAGGCATGGGAAGCCAGGCAATGGGCCCGATTAGCGTCATGGAAAGCGAACACGATGACGCTGGCGAATTGCTGGAAGTGATCAAACACACCACCAACAACGTCACGCCGCCGCCAGAAGCCTGCACCACCTGGAAAGCGATGTACAACGGCATTAATGAAATGATTGACGATCTGATGGAGCACATCAGTCTGGAAAACAACGTCTTGTTCCCGCGCGCACTGGCCGGGGAATGA
- the cycA gene encoding D-serine/D-alanine/glycine transporter produces MVDQVKVVADEQAPAEQSLRRNLTNRHIQLIAIGGAIGTGLFMGSGKTISLAGPSIIFVYMIIGFMLFFVMRAMGELLLSNLEYKSFSDFASDLLGPWAGYFTGWTYWFCWVVTGMADVVAITAYAQFWFPGLSDWVASLAVVVLLLSLNLATVKMFGEMEFWFAMIKIVAIVALIVVGLVMVMMHFKSPTGVEASFTHLWNDGGWFPKGISGFFAGFQIAVFAFVGIELVGTTAAETKDPEKSLPRAINSIPIRIIMFYVFALIIIMSVTPWSSVVPTKSPFVELFVLVGLPAAASLINFVVLTSAASSANSGVFSTSRMLFGLAQEGVAPKAFAKLSKRAVPAKGLTFSCICLLGGVVMLYINPSVIGAFTMITTVSAILFMFVWTIILCSYLVYRKQRPHLHEKSIYKMPLGKLMCWVCMAFFVFVLVLLTLEDDTRQALIVTPLWFIALGLGWLFIGKKRMAGVR; encoded by the coding sequence ATGGTAGATCAGGTAAAAGTCGTTGCCGACGAACAGGCACCGGCTGAACAGTCGCTACGGCGCAATCTCACAAACCGTCATATTCAGCTTATTGCGATTGGCGGCGCCATCGGCACCGGCTTATTTATGGGCTCCGGTAAAACGATCAGCCTCGCCGGGCCGTCGATCATTTTCGTTTATATGATCATCGGTTTTATGCTCTTTTTCGTCATGCGGGCAATGGGTGAATTGCTGCTCTCGAATCTGGAATATAAATCCTTCAGTGATTTCGCTTCCGACCTGCTCGGGCCGTGGGCGGGATATTTCACCGGCTGGACTTACTGGTTCTGCTGGGTGGTCACCGGGATGGCGGACGTCGTTGCGATTACCGCCTATGCGCAGTTTTGGTTCCCCGGCCTTTCCGACTGGGTCGCCTCGCTGGCGGTCGTTGTTCTGCTGCTGAGCCTTAACCTTGCGACCGTGAAAATGTTCGGCGAGATGGAGTTCTGGTTCGCGATGATCAAGATTGTCGCCATCGTGGCGCTGATCGTCGTCGGTCTGGTGATGGTTATGATGCACTTCAAATCACCGACCGGGGTTGAAGCGTCGTTTACTCATCTGTGGAATGATGGCGGCTGGTTCCCGAAAGGGATCAGCGGCTTCTTTGCGGGCTTCCAGATAGCGGTATTCGCGTTCGTGGGGATTGAACTGGTGGGCACCACCGCCGCAGAGACCAAAGACCCGGAGAAATCCCTGCCGCGCGCGATTAACTCAATCCCGATTCGTATCATCATGTTCTACGTTTTTGCGCTGATCATCATTATGTCGGTCACGCCGTGGAGCTCGGTAGTACCAACCAAAAGCCCGTTTGTTGAGCTGTTTGTACTGGTAGGACTGCCGGCCGCCGCCAGCCTGATTAACTTCGTGGTGCTGACGTCTGCGGCCTCTTCCGCCAACAGCGGCGTGTTCTCTACCAGCCGTATGCTGTTTGGTCTGGCGCAAGAGGGTGTGGCGCCGAAAGCGTTCGCTAAATTGTCTAAGCGCGCGGTACCGGCGAAAGGGCTGACCTTCTCCTGTATCTGTCTGCTGGGCGGCGTGGTGATGCTGTACATCAATCCGAGCGTGATTGGCGCGTTCACCATGATCACGACGGTGTCGGCTATTCTGTTCATGTTTGTCTGGACCATCATTCTCTGCTCGTACCTGGTGTACCGTAAGCAGCGTCCGCACCTGCATGAGAAGTCCATCTATAAGATGCCGCTTGGTAAGCTGATGTGCTGGGTGTGTATGGCGTTCTTCGTCTTTGTGCTGGTACTGCTGACGCTGGAAGATGATACCCGTCAGGCGCTGATCGTCACGCCGCTGTGGTTTATTGCGCTGGGGCTGGGCTGGCTGTTTATCGGTAAGAAACGTATGGCAGGAGTGCGTTAA
- the fklB gene encoding FKBP-type peptidyl-prolyl cis-trans isomerase, translated as MATPTFDTIEAQASYGIGLQVGQQLSESGLEGLLPEALVAGIADALEGKHPAVPVDVVHRALREIHERADAVRRERFQAMAADGVKYLEENREKEGVNSTESGLQFRVITQGEGAIPARTDRVRVHYTGKLIDGTVFDSSVARGEPAEFPVNGVIPGWIEALTLMPVGSKWELTIPQELAYGERGAGASIPPFSTLVFDVELLEIL; from the coding sequence ATGGCAACCCCGACTTTTGACACTATCGAAGCGCAAGCAAGCTACGGCATTGGTTTACAGGTAGGGCAGCAGCTGAGCGAATCCGGTCTGGAAGGTCTGTTGCCTGAAGCGCTGGTGGCAGGTATCGCTGATGCGCTGGAAGGCAAACACCCGGCAGTGCCTGTTGATGTGGTGCATCGCGCGCTGCGTGAAATTCACGAACGTGCGGATGCCGTACGTCGCGAACGTTTCCAGGCAATGGCGGCAGATGGCGTCAAATATCTGGAAGAAAACCGTGAGAAAGAGGGTGTGAACAGCACCGAATCCGGTCTGCAATTCCGCGTGATCACCCAGGGTGAAGGCGCGATTCCGGCGCGTACTGACCGTGTACGCGTACACTACACCGGCAAACTGATCGACGGCACCGTCTTTGACAGCTCCGTTGCGCGCGGTGAACCGGCTGAATTCCCGGTGAACGGCGTGATCCCAGGCTGGATTGAAGCGCTGACCCTGATGCCGGTTGGTTCCAAATGGGAACTGACTATCCCTCAGGAACTGGCCTACGGCGAGCGTGGCGCGGGCGCGTCCATTCCTCCGTTCAGCACTCTGGTGTTTGACGTAGAACTGCTGGAAATCCTGTAA
- a CDS encoding OapA family protein: MPGRFELKPTLAKIWHAPDNFRIMDPLPPMHRRGIIIAAIVLVVGFLLPSNDTRDTPVVTRNVQTDIQSQSQPPTEAELQAQLVAPQNDPGQVAPVAPEPIQEGQPEEPPQTQQSQPQTQPFQQNGGIDQQWRSYRVESGKTLAQLFRDHGLPPTDVYAMAQVEGAGKPLSNLKDGQMVQIRQNANGVVTGLTIDTGNDQQVLFTRQPNGSFIRAR; encoded by the coding sequence ATGCCCGGGCGCTTTGAACTAAAACCAACCCTGGCGAAAATCTGGCATGCACCGGACAATTTTCGCATCATGGACCCGCTGCCGCCTATGCATCGCCGTGGCATTATTATTGCCGCTATCGTGCTGGTGGTCGGTTTTCTGCTTCCCTCGAATGATACCCGCGATACGCCCGTCGTCACGCGTAATGTCCAGACAGATATCCAGTCACAGTCGCAACCGCCGACAGAAGCCGAACTTCAGGCGCAACTGGTCGCCCCGCAAAACGATCCGGGACAGGTCGCCCCCGTGGCGCCGGAACCCATCCAGGAAGGTCAACCGGAAGAGCCGCCGCAGACGCAGCAATCCCAGCCGCAAACACAGCCTTTCCAGCAGAATGGGGGAATTGACCAGCAGTGGCGCTCCTATCGCGTGGAGTCAGGTAAAACGCTGGCGCAGTTGTTCCGTGACCACGGCCTACCGCCAACGGACGTTTACGCGATGGCGCAGGTTGAAGGCGCAGGCAAGCCGCTGAGCAATCTGAAAGATGGCCAGATGGTGCAGATCCGCCAGAATGCGAATGGCGTGGTGACAGGATTGACCATCGATACCGGTAATGACCAACAGGTTCTGTTTACCCGTCAGCCAAACGGCAGCTTTATTCGCGCCCGTTAA
- a CDS encoding DMT family transporter codes for MEITHQQPLFARKNVVYLGAAFCCLLWGSAYPAIKSGYEIFQIATDDIPSKIVFAGYRFLFAGLLLLLLAMAQRKPIGRLSPRQFGQLTLLGLTQTSLQYIFFYIGLAFTTGVKGSIMNATGTFFSVLLAHFIYQNDKLSYNKTLGCILGFAGVMVVNFNSGLMDFSFSLLGDGSVVLAAFILSAATLYGKRISQTVDPTVMTGYQLGIGGLALVIGGYAFGGSLSVHGLSSVAILGYLTLLSSVAFALWSILLKYNRVGMIAPFNFLIPVSGAVLSAIFLGENIFELKYAVALVLVCSGIWWVNKVKR; via the coding sequence ATGGAGATAACCCACCAGCAACCCCTGTTCGCGCGTAAAAACGTTGTCTATCTGGGGGCGGCATTTTGTTGTCTGTTATGGGGAAGCGCCTACCCGGCGATAAAAAGCGGGTACGAGATCTTTCAGATTGCGACAGATGATATCCCGTCAAAAATTGTCTTTGCCGGATACCGTTTCTTGTTCGCGGGGTTATTGCTGCTGTTGCTGGCGATGGCGCAGCGTAAACCGATCGGCCGCTTAAGTCCGCGCCAGTTTGGTCAACTGACCCTGCTGGGGCTGACGCAAACCTCGCTGCAATATATCTTTTTCTATATCGGTCTGGCGTTCACCACGGGCGTGAAAGGATCGATCATGAATGCCACAGGCACTTTTTTTAGCGTGCTGCTGGCGCACTTCATCTACCAGAACGACAAACTGAGCTACAACAAAACCCTCGGCTGTATTCTTGGCTTTGCCGGGGTGATGGTGGTGAACTTCAACAGCGGGCTGATGGATTTCAGCTTTAGCCTGTTGGGTGATGGCTCCGTGGTGCTGGCTGCTTTTATTCTTTCTGCCGCGACCCTTTACGGTAAACGTATTTCGCAGACGGTTGACCCAACGGTGATGACGGGCTATCAGCTTGGCATCGGCGGCCTGGCGCTGGTGATTGGCGGCTATGCCTTCGGCGGCTCGCTCTCCGTGCACGGCCTCTCTTCTGTGGCGATTCTGGGCTATCTGACGCTGCTCTCGTCTGTTGCTTTTGCGCTGTGGAGTATTTTGCTCAAGTACAACCGCGTCGGGATGATTGCGCCGTTTAACTTCCTGATTCCGGTTTCTGGTGCGGTGCTGTCGGCGATTTTCCTCGGCGAAAATATTTTTGAATTGAAATATGCGGTTGCGCTGGTGCTGGTGTGTTCGGGGATCTGGTGGGTAAACAAGGTGAAGCGGTAA
- the rplI gene encoding 50S ribosomal protein L9, whose translation MQVILLDKVANLGSLGDQVNVKAGYARNFLVPQGKAVPATKKNVEFFEARRAELEAKLADVLAAANARAEKINALETVTIASKAGDEGKLFGSIGTRDIADAVTAAGVEVAKSEVRLPNGVLRTTGEHEVNFQVHSEVFAKLTVNVVAE comes from the coding sequence ATGCAAGTTATTCTGCTTGATAAAGTAGCAAACCTGGGTAGCCTGGGTGATCAGGTTAACGTTAAAGCGGGCTATGCTCGTAACTTCCTGGTACCACAGGGTAAAGCTGTTCCTGCTACCAAGAAAAACGTTGAGTTCTTCGAAGCACGTCGCGCTGAACTGGAAGCTAAACTGGCTGACGTTCTGGCTGCTGCAAATGCACGCGCAGAGAAAATCAACGCCCTGGAAACCGTAACCATCGCGTCCAAAGCTGGCGACGAAGGTAAACTGTTCGGTTCCATCGGTACTCGCGACATCGCTGACGCTGTAACAGCAGCTGGCGTTGAAGTGGCTAAGAGCGAAGTTCGTCTGCCGAACGGCGTTCTGCGTACCACTGGTGAGCACGAAGTGAACTTCCAGGTTCACAGCGAAGTATTCGCTAAACTGACTGTAAACGTAGTAGCTGAATAA
- the rpsR gene encoding 30S ribosomal protein S18, whose product MARYFRRRKFCRFTAEGVQEIDYKDIATLKNYITESGKIVPSRITGTRAKYQRQLARAIKRARYLSLLPYTDRHQ is encoded by the coding sequence ATGGCACGTTATTTCCGTCGTCGCAAGTTCTGCCGTTTCACCGCGGAAGGCGTTCAAGAGATCGACTATAAAGATATCGCTACGCTGAAAAACTACATCACCGAAAGCGGTAAGATTGTCCCAAGCCGTATCACCGGTACCCGTGCAAAATACCAGCGTCAGCTGGCTCGCGCTATCAAACGCGCTCGCTACCTGTCCCTGCTGCCGTACACTGATCGTCATCAGTAA